In the Octopus sinensis unplaced genomic scaffold, ASM634580v1 Contig10934, whole genome shotgun sequence genome, one interval contains:
- the LOC115228688 gene encoding zinc finger BED domain-containing protein 5-like, which produces MFREIAATELGLIPISNTSVSRLIKDMFDDIETLLVRRIKKSEFFPFQVDKSSDITRMQFSVLFRYMDDESIIEDFFPQRVVETTKGYDIFNLINSYFEHLKLDWNECMGICTDGVLSGTGDDRDFVSVAKNKNPYLIHKHYFIHHEACFGQGRKNYQLYQNESVVITIALGTL; this is translated from the coding sequence ATGTTTAGAGAAATTGCTGCCACTGAGCTAGGTTTAATTCCTATTTCAAATACTTCTGTGAGCAGACTGATCAAGGATATGTTTGATGACATCGAAACCCTTTTGGTTCGGCGAATAAAAAAATCTGAATTTTTTCCATTTCAAGTAGATAAAAGCTCAGATATTACAAGAAtgcaattttctgttttatttcgttATATGGACGATGAATCCATTATTGAAGATTTTTTTCCTCAAAGAGTCGTCGAAACAACAAAGGGATATGACATTTTCAatcttataaattcatatttcgaACATTTAAAGTTGGATTGGAATGAATGCATGGGTATCTGCACTGATGGTGTTCTATCAGGGACGGGGGATGATAGAGACTTTGTTTCTGTTGCGAAAAATAAAAATCCGTACTTAATTCACAAGCATTATTTTATTCATCATGAAGCATGCTTTGGACAGGGTcgtaaaaattatcaattatatcAAAATGAGTCCGTTGTAATTACGATAGCTCTCGGAACTTTATGA
- the LOC115228689 gene encoding protein tilB homolog, giving the protein MAWCNTLSKFLEFFKRRFIENWNRTKKVFITKYIGCESLVKLDLTINFVGELTSIKILQDLEHFEEFNEEKEEYTPESRIRIHQQIQKDKEKANEHKIKEKRPRSYFMPDGRPMNINESKIDFKLTDDDNCLILDMKLYKYLDSSLINVDIQPKYVRVLIKGKVFQLSLGMEISPTRSTCQRSKTSGYLSITMPKVGKMVTPSGRLPSPRSSPTGSSSVGNPAACNAAEIVSLIAECLGARPALLLHDRGCSPLVSTLLPHRHWPPEQTLSPKRIATPILTQSLSRRVPDWEQGRAYATPHFQVWQRHRNKRGDADPM; this is encoded by the exons ATGGCTTGGTGCAATACCTTGTCAAAATTTCTTGAGTTTTTTAAACGACGATTCATTGAAAATTGGAATCGGACAAAG AAggtatttataacaaaatatataggtTGTGAATCTCTTGTTAAACTTGATCTTACTATTAATTTTGTCGGAGAACTCACAAGTATAAAAATCTTACAAGATCTCGAACATTTTGaagaatt taatgaagaaaaagaagaatatacaCCGGAATCTCGAATTCGGATtcatcaacaaattcaaaaagataaagaaaaagcaaATG aacataaaataaaggaaaaacgaCCCCGCTCATATTTTATGCCTGACGGTCGACCTATGAACATAAACGAATCCAA aATTGACTTTAAACTGACAGATGATGACAATTGTTTAATCCTTGATATGAAATTATACAA GTATCTGGATAGTTCATTAATTAATGTGGACATCCAGCCAAAATATGTTCGTGTTTTAATTAAAGGAAAG GTATTTCAGCTTTCTTTGGGAATGGAAATTTCTCCAACTCGATCAACATGTCAGCGTTCGAAAACATCCGGGTATCTTAGTATAACTATGCCCAAagta GGGAAAATGGTGACTCCATCTGGGCGTTTACCGTCTCCACGGTCAAGCCCAACGGGTTCCAGTTCTGTCGGGAATCCAGCTGCTTGTAACGCAGCCGAAATAGTCTCGTTGATAGCGGAGTGTCTGGGAGCACGGCCAGCACTCCTTCTGCATGACAGGGGATGTAGTCCTTTGGTATCGACTTTACTCCCACATCGGCATTGGCCCCCCGAACAGACATTAAGTCCCAAGCGCATTGCTACGCCAATCCTCACACAGTCATTATCGAGAAGGGTTCCAGATTGGGAGCAAGGGAGGGCATATGCCACGCCCCACTTTCAGGTCTGGCAGCGGCACCGAAACAAGCGAGGCGATGCTGATCCAATGTAG